One segment of Prionailurus bengalensis isolate Pbe53 chromosome X, Fcat_Pben_1.1_paternal_pri, whole genome shotgun sequence DNA contains the following:
- the ADGRG4 gene encoding adhesion G-protein coupled receptor G4 — protein sequence MDIQLSLNYLHVVYENITTQEMSTTLSQQIDVTTPSQVTGLKPQETVYSSTMMFKSMPVFATDYATLSYSNTTSPLLETVTAPKLLKTSVAGTARFTADSLSTSAAITLPTKGTSTGATTNSTKITKSPSSESTGTTKMAEAIATETFPQTAATNFPYTSGFTKDSIIPKTSVTGSQSAIMKTTSVFSSVESTPVSTTSWPKQKSTGIEALSIFTASQEFLTSTDAGTVPRSTVEQTSATATHVGTVSAFPPGSVLISTVAPVHSVFPRNQTASTLAITDTEITSTVHSKPPPTKPVEMMPVPRTAEAELTSIDFQDVSSPRMEDTISTFIPEKASSMALSFRTSSPFTGAQDVQTVSDAETTHPASTPGVTAAATVAETVLPPTTAGPTHTQNTPTDGGNMPSLNSTRSASTVKAYESGPTSITDDGAQLLSTGEATWASRPDQTLLTLAFHGSASNAEHSSTTSPVGFPPEAPSESEATPVADALITADGTTDRYTTALSNSTVSWLFVNFSTVSRPASVTTLPEFKLTTFLLKTTPMSTAAGSEVLSTPRETVAPPVGASTVADTEPNFSTEESASETILTETSGTIACGGTTAPVAESAKTRRYEATVTRKETTAHCLEGKSTVAVTTERPPSATMPEATDESAQRVTASVAISPFPHIEKLTTPLENRTATTEVRGSWLSTKSMKTTPKSSYDGTTEIFHSTHTYTAHWTSEAPPEGNPTPSPISGSAQTFPEPLGASTRRILGTSFATIPTDTTAMSSPAGILPPQPTATHSSATPVPSAPATTASVSPLGQTASATSHGMPTHRRSIHTTSEATVIAISKTPATVLSLTERPVPSWRPPTPVATKAETTHHLTSADTVTPFTPTLVCSKSVSDNIPVASSTRVISTRFTPVTTRPVSQVEETSTHALSFLHTLSSSGDVVSLATSTTETSVVDETMSSDTSAHKASTSVDDHISQSSAHLGNTLVPTLLVTDVSTVPSDKEQMTTSLGNTSRTTEVTEMSPAENPFISDSQSTSPLEMTDTGAAESPAISTHQTRSPSDFPLVTPPDRISASPPASGSVQTTSTSLSSHTGDAHIPEMSTVTSGTTRVSNPVDINTSLSNLLPPKTPTELTSGASPISESIQTSPEFLSLSTTGPPGAIFTLVSTDGVTTALSAPNVPTVLLGKTSMATSIPTYQMSSLPVGVTAFASKRVSETPATLVTNSSKTTHPDCPKSPSTATSAPMSEMSAMPVSGSAFSPPAASFDTSAAAGSFSSLLSSTTPRTTMTVPASTLDVAPRPASKSTLFSSAFITSEVTEVSSRITPTSSSSPTESTFPSVKTIPTTIMAGIAPPSVGTTASSLLSSRNTEAISSIPKTTFSPFLATTHQSSQNETATLGILPGTTKDSLSPVSSSTVTALTNTSSGTDALESVFSSTPSGHPHTSSSIQVSPSLTSFKSTPGHTKRVKATTYLSSNTEKKTSWSENTSTAEPTKGATPVKTPVSYSPWTPSIATPPSLTSLLFSPHRTEAKFSTPKTFLPLTSQMVEFPVLGTRTTPSNTQPLLMTSWNTPTAKGSQFPIFTSTHVPTPHKTETEIPYLVPGSLSTFAAPQTGLISGDVMAKPSISTSGFLPTLGMSDSPSSISSRSIPITLADMKHTFEKTATSVTLGTTLPSNHSGATSGSILSKAASSPTLAWILSTLPSGSPLSTVFSTPHIVTSSTVKLSESTSLTSDRTSTRSFTNFTTPSFATVHTALPETTPTPAVGSISTGFPTSLPVSVKLTDNSQYVSKSPEASSRITATANSKTVSQPLPSSKMSSSPPATDHTQSISSMLLPSHAVTSAWSRIPAVSASSTLDSLPDITANTSTATGGSLPLTSTGVTPLPPATVPSLLSSSPETIWPDSTPSFRSMETSTSLVATESTGLF from the exons ATGGACATTCAGTTATCACTCAACTACCTGCACG tTGTTTATGAAAATATAACAACTCAAGAAATGAGTACGACTCTTTCTCAGCAAATAGATGTGACAACTCCATCCCAAGTTACTGGACTAAAACCGCAAGAGACAGTATATTCTTCTACAATGATGTTTAAAAGCATGCCTGTATTTGCAACTGATTATGCAACCCTATCATATTCCAATACAACGTCTCCACTTCTGGAAACAGTGACCGCCCCCAAATTATTAAAGACATCCGTAGCGGGGACTGCTAGATTCACGGCAGACAGTTTGTCAACTTCAGCAGCCATCACTCTGCCTACCAAGGGTACCTCCACAGGCGCTACCACCAATTCCACGAAAATAACTAAATCCCCATCTTCAGAGAGCACCGGGACAACAAAAATGGCTGAAGCCATTGCTACTGAGACATTTCCTCAAACTGCAGCTACTAATTTTCCGTACACATCTGGATTTACCAAGGATTCAATTATACCCAAAACTTCAGTGACTGGATCTCAGTCGGCCATTATGAAGACAACATCTGTATTCTCATCTGTTGAGTCAACACCCGTATCTACAACATCTTGGCCCAAGCAGAAATCCACAGGTATTGAGGCACTTTCTATCTTCACAGCTAGCCAGGAGTTTCTTACATCTACAGATGCTGGAACAGTGCCTCGGTCCACGGTGGAACAGACTTCGGCTACAGCTACTCATGTTGGGACTGTATCCGCATTCCCACCCGGGTCTGTGCTCATCTCCACAGTTGCTCCAGTGCATTCTGTATTTCCTAGAAATCAGACAGCATCGACGCTGGCAATAACTGACACAGAAATAACATCTACAGTTCATTCAAAACCACCCCCAACGAAGCCCGTTGAGATGATGCCTGTGCCAAGAACAGCTGAGGCAGAATTGACATCTATAGATTTCCAGGACGTCTCTTCACCCAGAATGGAGGATACGATATCTACTTTCATACCAGAAAAGGCCTCTTCTATGGCCCTTTCTTTCAGGACATCCTCTCCATTCACCGGAGCTCAGGATGTACAGACAGTTAGTGACGCTGAGACTACACATCCAGCCTCGACTCCTGGAGTCACAGCTGCCGCCACGGTGGCTGAAACTGTGCTCCCCCCCACAACAGCTGGGCCGACACATACCCAGAATACCCCCACAGATGGTGGAAACATGCCCTCTTTGAATTCTACTAGATCAGCTTCCACAGTCAAGGCATATGAGTCTGGTCCCACATCCATAACTGATGATGGTGCCCAACTACTCTCCACCGGTGAAGCCACTTGGGCTTCCAGGCCAGACCAGACCCTGCTGACACTAGCATTCCATGGGAGTGCTTCTAATGCAGAACATTCGTCCACAACTAGTCCTGTTGGTTTCCCACCAGAAGCACCCTCAGAAAGTGAGGCTACCCCTGTCGCCGATGCTCTTATTACCGCTGATGGTACTACAGACAGATACACAACAGCTCTATCCAACTCGACGGTTTCGTGGTTGTTTGTTAACTTCTCCACAGTTTCAAGACCCGCATCTGTAACCACACTGCCTGAGTTTAAACTCACCACCTTCCTACTAAAAACTACCCCTATGTCTACAGCAGCTGGAAGTGAGGTTCTTTCAACGCCAAGGGAGACAGTTGCTCCCCCAGTAGGTGCATCTACCGTTGCTGACACTGAACCAAATTTTTCTACTGAGGAGAGCGCTTCTGAGACCATCCTAACAGAGACAAGTGGTACGATTGCATGTGGAGGGACAACGGCCCCCGTAGCAGAGTCTGCAAAAACACGAAGATATGAGGCTACTGTGACAAGGAAAGAAACAACTGCCCATTGTCTTGAGGGAAAATCAACTGTAGCAGTGACAACTGAGCGTCCTCCATCTGCAACAATGCCGGAAGCAACGGATGAATCTGCACAAAGGGTAACAGCTTCTGTCGCCATTTCCCCTTTTCCCCATATAGAAAAGTTGACTACCCCATTGGAGAATAGAACTGCAACTACTGAGGTGAGAGGAAGTTGGCTTTCTACAAAATCGATGAAGACCACACCTAAGAGTTCATATGATGGAACCACAGAAATCTTTCATTCCACCCACACCTACACAGCACATTGGACTTCAGAGGCTCCGCCTGAGGGGAATCCAACCCCATCTCCCATTTCTGGGAGCGCACAGACATTCCCTGAACCCTTGGGCGCTTCCACCAGAAGGATTTTGGGGACCAGTTTTGCCACTATCCCTACAGACACGACAGCTATGTCCTCGCCTGCTGGCATCTTGCCTCCGCAGCCTACAGCTACCCATTCCTCAGCAACCCCTGTGCCATCAGCTCCTGCGACCACAGCTTCAGTGTCACCTTTGGGTCAGACTGCTTCGGCAACCAGCCACGGCATGCCTACACACCGACGCTCGATTCACACCACTTCAGAAGCCACAGTGATCGCCATCAGTAAAACACCCGCGACAGTCCTCTCTCTGACAGAACGTCCAGTCCCCTCGTGGAGACCTCCCACTCCCGTGGCAACTAAGGCTGAGACCACCCATCACCTCACCTCGGCTGACACAGTAACCCCATTTACACCCACTCTTGTCTGCTCTAAGTCCGTCTCTGACAACATTCCTGTTGCGTCCTCCACCCGTGTGATCTCAACTCGGTTTACACCAGTGACGACCCGACCTGTATCTCAAGTGGAGGAGACTTCCACCCACGCTCTCAGCTTTCTGCACACTCTCAGCAGTAGTGGGGATGTTGTTAGCTTGGCGACCAGCACCACAGAAACCTCTGTTGTTGACGAGACCATGTCCTCAGACACGTCTGCCCATAAGGCTAGTACTTCAGTAGATGATCACATTTCTCAATCTTCAGCGCATCTTGGAAACACACTGGTCCCCACCCTATTAGTGACTGATGTTTCTACCGTGCCTTCTGACAAAGAGCAGATGACCACATCCCTGGGAAACACCTCTAGAACTACGGAGGTGACAGAAATGTCCCCAGCAGAGAATCCTTTTATTTCAGACTCCCAGAGTACTTCACCCTTGGAAATGACAGATACAGGAGCTGCTGAGAGCCCAGCAATTTCCACCCATCAAACACGTTCACCTTCAGACTTCCCACTTGTAACTCCACCTGACAGGATTTCAGCTTCACCTCCCGCTTCTGGGAGTGTACAGACTacatctacctctctctcaagcCACACAGGAGATGCTCACATTCCAGAAATGTCTACCGTCACTTCCGGGACAACCAGAGTATCGAATCCTGTAGACATCAACACATCTCTTTCAAACTTGCTTCCCCCTAAGACTCCAACGGAGCTGACTTCAGGCGCCTCTCCCATTTCTGAAAGCATACAGACCTCCCCTGAGTTCCTGTCTCTTTCTACAACCGGACCACCTGGTGCCATTTTTACACTCGTCTCTACTGATGGGGTCACTACAGCCCTTTCTGCTCCAAATGTACCAACGGTACTTCTTGGGAAAACCTCTATGGCAACGTCCATTCCTACCTACCAGATGTCCTCACTGCCAGTTGGCGTCACTGCCTTTGCCTCCAAAAGAGTTTCTGAAACTCCCGCAACACTCGTAACTAACTCTTCTAAAACAACACACCCGGATTGTCCGAAAAGTCCCTCCACAGCCACTTCTGCGCCTATGTCTGAGATGTCCGCAATGCCAGTGAGTGGCTCTGCTTTCTCACCTCCAGCTGCCTCTTTTGACACTTCCGCAGCTGCTGGGTCATTCTCTTCATTATTGTCTTCAACTACCCCTAGGACTACCATGACCGTACCGGCATCTACACTGGATGTCGCACCTAGGCCTGCTTCAAAAAGCACGCTGTTTTCCTCTGCTTTCATTACTTCAGAAGTGACAGAGGTGTCCTCCAGGATCACACCTACATCCTCTTCCTCTCCGACAGAGTCAACTTTTCCCTCCGTGAAAACCATCCCAACCACTATCATGGCAGGGATAGCACCTCCATCTGTAGGCACCACTGCCTCCTCTCTACTCAGTTCTAGGAACACGGAAGCGATTTCTTCCATTCCAAAGACCACATTTTCACCCTTTCTAGCAACAACCCATCAGTCATCACAAAATGAGACGGCAACTCTGGGCATATTACCTGGGACTACCAAGGACTCCCTGTCTCCTGTAAGCAGTAGTACAGTAACAGCCCTCACAAATACTTCTTCTGGAACTGATGCCCTGGAAAGTGTGTTTTCATCTACTCCGTCAGGTCATCCCCATACTTCCTCGAGTATTCAGGTGTCCCCGTCTTTGACTAGCTTTAAGAGCACTCCTGGACACACAAAAAGGGTCAAAGCCACCACTTACCTTTCTTCCAATACAGAAAAGAAGACTTCCTGGTCAGAAAATACTTCAACAGCTGAACCAACAAAAGGTGCCACACCTGTGAAGACCCCTGTTTCGTACTCTCCGTGGACTCCATCCATTGCAACTCCACCCTCTTTGACATCACTTCTTTTTTCACCTCATCGTACGGAAGCCAAATTCTCCACTCCAAagacttttcttcctcttacatCCCAAATGGTTGAATTTCCAGTTCTGGGAACAAGAACCACACCTAGTAACACCCAACCTCTGCTTATGACTTCCTGGAACACACCCACAGCTAAAGGTTCTCAATTTCCAATTTTTACCAGTACTCATGTACCTACACCCCACAAGACGGAAACGGAGATTCCATACCTTGTTCCTGGGTCTTTGTCAACATTCGCAGCCCCTCAGACTGGGCTTATATCTGGAGATGTTATGGCAAAGCCATCAATTTCCACGTCAGGATTTCTTCCCACCTTGGGGATGTCTGACAGCCCTTCATCAATATCTTCAAGATCTATCCCTATCACTTTGGCTGACATGAAGCACACGTTTGAGAAAACAGCGACATCCGTAACTCTTGGGACCACACTCCCATCGAATCATTCTGGCGCTACTTCAGGATCCATACTTTCAAAGGCTGCTAGTTCACCTACGCTGGCTTGGATTTTATCCACTCTCCCTTCGGGTTCTCCACTGTCAACTGTATTCAGTACTCCTCACATTGTAACTTCTTCTACAGTAAAGCTGTCAGAGTCCACGTCTCTGACTTCTGACAGGACGTCGACACGCTCGTTCACTAACTTCACAACACCATCCTTTGCTACTGTACACACCGCACTCCCTGAAACCACCCCTACACCTGCAGTGGGCAGCATCAGCACTGGCTTCCCAActtctctccctgtgtctgttAAACTCACAGATAACAGCCAATACGTTTCCAAATCCCCTGAGGCATCTTCCAGAATCACTGCGACTGCCAACTCCAAGACTGTGTCTCAACCTCTACCCTCGAGCAAAATGAGTAGCTCACCTCCCGCAACTGACCACACCCAATCTATTAGCTCCATGCTTCTGCCCAGCCACGCCGTGACATCTGCCTGGAGCAGAATCCCAGCTGTATCAGCATCCTCTACACTGGACTCCCTTCCAGATATAACTGCCAATACATCTACTGCTACTGGAGGCTCACTTCCACTCACATCCACTGGAGTAACACCCCTTCCTCCAGCAACTGTGCCTTCActactctcttcctctcctgagaCAATCTGGCCAGACTCCACACCTTCTTTTAGGTCTATGGAAACCTCGACTTCACTTGTTGCCACTGAGTCCACAGGTCTGTTCTAG